One window of Centropristis striata isolate RG_2023a ecotype Rhode Island chromosome 23, C.striata_1.0, whole genome shotgun sequence genomic DNA carries:
- the LOC131961994 gene encoding zinc finger protein 436-like isoform X2, with product MASGLLEPPAGGEQLCVFLLREEEEQERRKEVGCQWESPEEQRREVGCQSDSAERRDAAVQVDLLTQQLGWRHTGSSEMLLQCFAVRPDGPDGGALLQHCTTTRTRTRPTKPPQTTTRPTKPPQTTTRPTRPPQTRARSHRRPPLHRANTDKPSLTQRRRRRKSPGSDCQQEEEEQEEEEQEQQQQEEEQEQEEEQEEEEVVEEDTGDPTWTPLEGDADPLASDSQHAPVRVKLEPDSTMCDVCGKVMKNKSSLARHSFIHTGKKPFACHLCELQFNRRDNLQHHLSRLHPGGVAKLEKQREPQAWLCAVCGKTFSCRSRLKTHEVIHSGVKPHRCDLCPKAYMRTNDLEHHKKIVHVDGGAEPQQPSSLLCDLCGKEFKCRSQLAIHFQTHTGERPHLCDICGRKFGRQYQLKRHKILVHANRANGEESPPADAPFTCGVCGKRLKSEALLAAHCSVHSADKPHRCGICVRSFQRAACLKQHHVRVHLRVRAIEAPHGLARRKSAAAAAKAFTCPICSKVFKFKSLLASHSLIHSENRPYGCDFCSRGFRRLSHLKRHREVVHANGARPPQSFVCHICGKDKKCRSQLARHVIIHTGERPFACDLCSARFNRRGNLQQHRRRMHGVGRDAAEEAPPILFDDDALTYKQEETVVAVDAGGCEAAASDDMDVVQQLAAT from the exons ATGGCGTCTGGACTCCTGgagcctcctgcaggaggagagcagctctgtgtgttcctgctgagggaggaggaggagcaggagaggaggaaggaggtggGCTGTCAGTGGGAGAGTccggaggagcagaggagggaggTGGGCTGTCAGAGCGACTCAGCCGAGAGGAGAGACGCTGCCGTCCAGGTGGACCTGCTGACTCAGCAGCTGGGCTGGagacacacag GCTCGTCTGAGATGCTGCTGCAGTGTTTCGCCGTCAGACCGGACGGACCGGACGGCGgcgctctgctgcagcactgcaCCACCACCCGCACCAGAACCAGACCCACCAAACCCCCCCAGACCACAACCAGACCCACCAAACCCCCCCAGACCACAACCAGACCCACCAGACCCCCCCAGACCAGAGCCAGGTCCCACAGGCGGCCGCCCCTTCACAGGGCCAACACCGACAAGCCAAGTCTGACTCAACGCCGCCGCCGCCGAAAGTCCCCGGGTTCTGACTGCcagcaagaggaggaggagcaggaggaggaggagcaggagcagcagcagcaggaggaggagcaggagcaggaagaggagcaggaggaggaggaggtggtggaggaggacacAGGCGACCCCACCTGGACTCCACTTGAGGGAG ACGCTGACCCGCTGGCCTCCGACTCCCAGCATGCACCTGTGCGTGTGAAGCTGGAGCCCGACAGCACCATGTGCGACGTCTGCGGCAAAGTGATGAAGAACAAGTCGAGCCTGGCGCGACACTCCTTCATCCACACGGGCAAGAAGCCGTTCGCCTGCCACCTGTGCGAGCTGCAATTCAACCGCCGCGACAACCTGCAGCACCACCTGAGCCGGCTGCACCCCGGCGGCGTCGCCAAGCTGGAGAAGCAGCGCGAGCCGCAGGCGTGGCTCTGCGCCGTCTGCGGGAAAACCTTCAGCTGCAGGTCCAGGCTGAAGACGCACGAGGTCATCCACTCGGGCGTGAAGCCGCACCGCTGCGACCTCTGCCCCAAAGCCTACATGAGGACCAACGACCTGGAGCACCACAAGAAGATCGTCCACGTGGACGGCGGCGCCGAGCCGCAGCAGCCCAGCTCGCTGCTCTGCGACCTGTGCGGCAAAGAGTTCAAGTGCAGGTCGCAGCTCGCCATCCACTTCCAGACGCACACGGGGGAGCGGCCGCACCTCTGCGACATCTGCGGCCGCAAGTTCGGTCGCCAGTACCAGCTGAAGCGCCACAAGATCCTGGTCCACGCCAACCGGGCCAACGGCGAGGAGAGCCCGCCGGCCGACGCGCCCTTCACCTGCGGCGTCTGCGGGAAGCGTCTGAAGTCCGAAGCGCTCCTCGCCGCTCACTGCAGCGTCCACTCCGCCGACAAGCCGCACCGCTGCGGCATCTGCGTGCGCAGCTTCCAGCGCGCCGCCTGCCTGAAGCAGCACCACGTGCGCGTCCACCTGAGGGTCCGAGCCATCGAGGCGCCGCACGGCCTCGCCCGCAGGAAGAgcgcggcggcggcggcgaAGGCGTTCACCTGCCCGATCTGCAGCAAGGTGTTCAAGTTCAAGTCCCTGCTGGCGAGCCACTCTCTGATCCACAGCGAGAACCGGCCGTACGGCTGCGACTTCTGCAGCCGCGGCTTCAGACGCCTCAGCCACCTGAAGAGACACCGCGAGGTCGTCCACGCCAACGGAGCGCGCCCGCCGCAGTCCTTCGTCTGCCACATCTGCGGCAAAGACAAGAAGTGCCGCTCGCAGCTCGCCAGACACGTCATCATCCACACGGGGGAGCGGCCGTTCGCCTGCGACCTCTGCTCCGCGCGCTTCAACCGCCGCGGGAACCTGCAGCAGCACCGGAGGCGCATGCACGGCGTGGGGAGGGACGCCGCGGAGGAAGCCCCGCCCATCCTGTTCGACGACGACGCTCTGACTTACAAACAGGAAGAGACGGTGGTGGCCGTGGACGCTGGCGGCTGCGAGGCCGCGGCCAGCGACGACATGGACGTCGTCCAGCAGCTCGCCGCCACGTGA
- the LOC131961994 gene encoding zinc finger protein 436-like isoform X1, with the protein MFRLPMSRSVKCLLTLVMCSGSVGTMASGLLEPPAGGEQLCVFLLREEEEQERRKEVGCQWESPEEQRREVGCQSDSAERRDAAVQVDLLTQQLGWRHTGSSEMLLQCFAVRPDGPDGGALLQHCTTTRTRTRPTKPPQTTTRPTKPPQTTTRPTRPPQTRARSHRRPPLHRANTDKPSLTQRRRRRKSPGSDCQQEEEEQEEEEQEQQQQEEEQEQEEEQEEEEVVEEDTGDPTWTPLEGDADPLASDSQHAPVRVKLEPDSTMCDVCGKVMKNKSSLARHSFIHTGKKPFACHLCELQFNRRDNLQHHLSRLHPGGVAKLEKQREPQAWLCAVCGKTFSCRSRLKTHEVIHSGVKPHRCDLCPKAYMRTNDLEHHKKIVHVDGGAEPQQPSSLLCDLCGKEFKCRSQLAIHFQTHTGERPHLCDICGRKFGRQYQLKRHKILVHANRANGEESPPADAPFTCGVCGKRLKSEALLAAHCSVHSADKPHRCGICVRSFQRAACLKQHHVRVHLRVRAIEAPHGLARRKSAAAAAKAFTCPICSKVFKFKSLLASHSLIHSENRPYGCDFCSRGFRRLSHLKRHREVVHANGARPPQSFVCHICGKDKKCRSQLARHVIIHTGERPFACDLCSARFNRRGNLQQHRRRMHGVGRDAAEEAPPILFDDDALTYKQEETVVAVDAGGCEAAASDDMDVVQQLAAT; encoded by the exons ATGTTTCGACTGCCGATGAGCAGATCTGTGAAGTGTTTGTTGACACTCGTGATGTGTTCAGGTTCTGTGGGAACTATGGCGTCTGGACTCCTGgagcctcctgcaggaggagagcagctctgtgtgttcctgctgagggaggaggaggagcaggagaggaggaaggaggtggGCTGTCAGTGGGAGAGTccggaggagcagaggagggaggTGGGCTGTCAGAGCGACTCAGCCGAGAGGAGAGACGCTGCCGTCCAGGTGGACCTGCTGACTCAGCAGCTGGGCTGGagacacacag GCTCGTCTGAGATGCTGCTGCAGTGTTTCGCCGTCAGACCGGACGGACCGGACGGCGgcgctctgctgcagcactgcaCCACCACCCGCACCAGAACCAGACCCACCAAACCCCCCCAGACCACAACCAGACCCACCAAACCCCCCCAGACCACAACCAGACCCACCAGACCCCCCCAGACCAGAGCCAGGTCCCACAGGCGGCCGCCCCTTCACAGGGCCAACACCGACAAGCCAAGTCTGACTCAACGCCGCCGCCGCCGAAAGTCCCCGGGTTCTGACTGCcagcaagaggaggaggagcaggaggaggaggagcaggagcagcagcagcaggaggaggagcaggagcaggaagaggagcaggaggaggaggaggtggtggaggaggacacAGGCGACCCCACCTGGACTCCACTTGAGGGAG ACGCTGACCCGCTGGCCTCCGACTCCCAGCATGCACCTGTGCGTGTGAAGCTGGAGCCCGACAGCACCATGTGCGACGTCTGCGGCAAAGTGATGAAGAACAAGTCGAGCCTGGCGCGACACTCCTTCATCCACACGGGCAAGAAGCCGTTCGCCTGCCACCTGTGCGAGCTGCAATTCAACCGCCGCGACAACCTGCAGCACCACCTGAGCCGGCTGCACCCCGGCGGCGTCGCCAAGCTGGAGAAGCAGCGCGAGCCGCAGGCGTGGCTCTGCGCCGTCTGCGGGAAAACCTTCAGCTGCAGGTCCAGGCTGAAGACGCACGAGGTCATCCACTCGGGCGTGAAGCCGCACCGCTGCGACCTCTGCCCCAAAGCCTACATGAGGACCAACGACCTGGAGCACCACAAGAAGATCGTCCACGTGGACGGCGGCGCCGAGCCGCAGCAGCCCAGCTCGCTGCTCTGCGACCTGTGCGGCAAAGAGTTCAAGTGCAGGTCGCAGCTCGCCATCCACTTCCAGACGCACACGGGGGAGCGGCCGCACCTCTGCGACATCTGCGGCCGCAAGTTCGGTCGCCAGTACCAGCTGAAGCGCCACAAGATCCTGGTCCACGCCAACCGGGCCAACGGCGAGGAGAGCCCGCCGGCCGACGCGCCCTTCACCTGCGGCGTCTGCGGGAAGCGTCTGAAGTCCGAAGCGCTCCTCGCCGCTCACTGCAGCGTCCACTCCGCCGACAAGCCGCACCGCTGCGGCATCTGCGTGCGCAGCTTCCAGCGCGCCGCCTGCCTGAAGCAGCACCACGTGCGCGTCCACCTGAGGGTCCGAGCCATCGAGGCGCCGCACGGCCTCGCCCGCAGGAAGAgcgcggcggcggcggcgaAGGCGTTCACCTGCCCGATCTGCAGCAAGGTGTTCAAGTTCAAGTCCCTGCTGGCGAGCCACTCTCTGATCCACAGCGAGAACCGGCCGTACGGCTGCGACTTCTGCAGCCGCGGCTTCAGACGCCTCAGCCACCTGAAGAGACACCGCGAGGTCGTCCACGCCAACGGAGCGCGCCCGCCGCAGTCCTTCGTCTGCCACATCTGCGGCAAAGACAAGAAGTGCCGCTCGCAGCTCGCCAGACACGTCATCATCCACACGGGGGAGCGGCCGTTCGCCTGCGACCTCTGCTCCGCGCGCTTCAACCGCCGCGGGAACCTGCAGCAGCACCGGAGGCGCATGCACGGCGTGGGGAGGGACGCCGCGGAGGAAGCCCCGCCCATCCTGTTCGACGACGACGCTCTGACTTACAAACAGGAAGAGACGGTGGTGGCCGTGGACGCTGGCGGCTGCGAGGCCGCGGCCAGCGACGACATGGACGTCGTCCAGCAGCTCGCCGCCACGTGA